The following coding sequences lie in one Osmerus mordax isolate fOsmMor3 chromosome 13, fOsmMor3.pri, whole genome shotgun sequence genomic window:
- the LOC136955728 gene encoding adhesion G-protein coupled receptor G5-like has product MFQTDENFTGLNISEEVTSDCLNETSMNLEVKLPGEVLVYGENNNIVFCMITSNVFKPLSVLYGRVVGVTVSNKTISGLQEPVNITFPLQPCPVDQSMGTNVSFSCQFFNFSDNNYHSKGCSTHYEQGQDRVLCSCNHLTYFAVLMISPPLAMNDEVALSYISLIGCSVSLLFLMFTVGLYIQQRLRRVTGLADVSLKLHINLAVALILLNLHFLLMKQVSSMVSSGACIYVGLLLHYSLLATFSWMAIEGFHLYLLLVRVFNIYISRYLLKLCLVGWGFPAVIVIIVVIINREAYGPVTLPSSGVNTTTTKICYLSDEVAKVVTTVGFVSLVLLFNLAILGMAARRVLSMSVAQGGTVDVARGRVKRDLYTLLGISCLLGVTWGLVFFSFVQLATPGLYLFCVLNSLQGFFICVWILVSMRKSSNRCTESVTHSVTHSTKT; this is encoded by the exons ATGTTTCAAACTGATGAGAACTTCACAGGACTTAACATCTCTGAGGAG GTGACCTCGGACTGTCTTAACGAGACCAGCATGAATCTGGAAGTGAAGCTACCAGGAGAGGTGCTGGTCTATGGGGAGAACAACAACATAGTGTTCTGCATGATCACATCCAATGTGTTCAAG CCCCTATCGGTCCTGTATGGTAGGGTTGTGGGTGTTACGGTGAGCAACAAGACAATCTCAGGTCTTCAGGAGCCTGTCAACATAACATTTCCTCTACAGCCCTGCCCTGTGGACCAAAGT atGGGAACAAATGTTTCCTTTTCCTGTCAATTTTTTAATTTTTCTGACAACA ATTACCACAGCAAAGGTTGTTCCACCCACTATGAACAGGGCCAGGATCGAGTGCTCTGCTCCTGTAACCATCTCACCTACTTTGCTGTgctcatg ATCTCCCCTCCATTAGCAATGAATGATGAGGTGGCCTTGAGCTACATCTCTCTGATTGGTTGCAGTGTGTCCCTACTCTTCCTGATGTTCACTGTTGGGCTCTACATCCAACAGAGGCTTAGAAG agTCACTGGTCTTGCAGACGTGTCTCTGAAGCTGCACATCAACCTGGCCGTGGCACTGATCCTGCTCAACTTGCACTTCCTGCTCATGAAACAGGTGTCATCAATGGTCTCGTCGGGGGCCTGCATCTATGTGGGGCTCCTCCTCCACTACTCCCTGTTGGCCACcttctcctggatggccattgaGGGCTTCCACCtctacctgctcctggtccGAGTCTTTAACATTTACATCAGCAGATATCTGCTTAAACTTTGCCTCGTGGGTTGGG gctTTCCTGCTGTCATTGTCATCATTGTAGTCATCATAAACAGAGAAGCGTATGGCCCTGTGACTTTGCCATCATCTGGGGTCAACACCACCACGACCAAAAT atgTTACCTGTCTGATGAGGTGGCGAAGGTGGTGACCACGGTGGGCTTTGTCAGCCTGGTCCTACTCTTCAACCTGGCTATCCTGGGGATGGCAGCGAGGCGTGTCCTCTCTATGAGTGTGGCACAGGGAGGGACTGTTGATGTGGCCAGGGGCAGAGTCAAAAGGGATCTCTACACCCTTTTGGGCATCAGTTGTCTGCTGGGTGTGACCTGGGGTCTGGTGTTCTTCTCCTTCGTTCAACTGGCAACACCAGGCCTCTACCTGTTCTGTGTCCTGAACTCCCTACAAG GGTTCTTCATCTGCGTGTGGATCTTGGTATCCATGAGGAAGAGCAGCAATCGCTGCACAGAAAGTGTCACTCACAGTGTTACTCACAGTACCAAaacctga
- the LOC136955572 gene encoding adhesion G-protein coupled receptor G2, giving the protein MMQFPYTGQVNELQYPVCHFFQETGEEWGWKTEGCETNLTGVLNQTLVECRCDHATPFAVLMISGPIDPVHWQILSYISYVGCGLSAFFTLSSVLLYTFNGQCKSDTSASIHVSLSGALFLLNISFLLSEWGANLDMAWVCVLIAAVMHYSLLCSFSWMALEALHLYLMLVKVFNTYYKHYMVKISILGWGVPCVIVGVSLAVTARNTLLYGLSEMAMLNTNQTNNICWIEDKTFLLSVNLAYFSMVFLFSSGVLITVSFRICSLKHYNNMSGTRDKPRAYHLPTCKDLCTVLGLSCLLGTTWGLAFLSLQNLNYTVLYLFSILNSLQGFFIFLWMWARARKESKRLAENKISTTDSSTPTKNPHH; this is encoded by the exons ATGATGCAGTTCCCCTATACTGGCCAAGTAAAT GAGCTCCAGTATCCTGTCTGTCACTTCTTTCAAGAAACAG GTGAAGAGTGGGGCTGGAAGACAGAGGGCTGCGAGACCAACCTGACCGGAGTGCTGAACCAGACCCTGGTGGAGTGCAGATGTGACCACGCCACACCCTTTGCTGTGTTGATG ATATCGGGGCCTATAGATCCAGTTCACTGGCAGATTCTGTCCTACATCAGCTACGTAGGCTGTGGGCTGTCGGCCTTCTTCACACTGTCCTCTGTGCTCCTCTACACCTtcaacgg TCAATGCAAGTCAGATACCTCCGCCTCCATCCACGTGTCTTTGTCGGGAGCACTGTTCCTGCTCAACATCTCCTTCCTGCTGAGTGAGTGGGGCGCCAACCTGGACATGGCCTGGGTGTGCGTTCTCATTGCGGCCGTCATGCATTACAGCCTGCTGTGCAGCTTCTCCTGGATGGCTCTGGAAGCCCTGCACCTCTACCTGATGCTGGTCAAGGTGTTCAACACTTACTACAAACACTACATGGTCAAGATCAGCATCCTCGGCTGGG GTGTCCCCTGTGTGATAGTGGGGGTCTCTTTGGCTGTGACGGCGAGAAACACGCTTCTCTACGGGCTCTCTGAGATGGCCATGTTAAACACTAACCAGACTAACAACAT CTGTTGGATCGAGGACAAGACCTTCCTGCTAAGTGTCAACCTGGCCTACTTCTCCATGgtgttcctcttctcctccgggGTTCTGATCACCGTGTCCTTCAGgatatgcagtctgaagcactaCAACAATATGTCTGGCACCAGAGACAAGCCTAGGGCTTACCATCTTCCTACCTGCAAAGATCTGTGCACCGTGCTGGGTCTGTCCTGTTTGCTGGGGACCACCTGGGGCCTGGCCTTCCTGAGTCTACAGAACCTCAACTACACTGTTCTCTACCTGTTCAGCATCTTGAACTCTCTGCAGG GTTTCTTCATCTTCCTATGGATGTGGGCCAGAGCCAGGAAGGAGAGTAAGAGATTAGCTGAGAACAAGATCTCAACTACTGACAGCAGTACACCTACCAAAAACCCACACCACTAA